From the genome of Pelobates fuscus isolate aPelFus1 chromosome 6, aPelFus1.pri, whole genome shotgun sequence, one region includes:
- the PFDN4 gene encoding prefoldin subunit 4 — translation MTTSNRRSDYGGCTYPGCLVYFQAAEDVNVTLEDQQKINIFARNTSRVTELKDEIEVKKKQLQNLEDACEDLMMLDDGLLIPYQIGDVFISHSQEETQEMLEAAKRALEEEMEALQSRVTSIQQVLGDLKVQLYAKFGNNINLEADES, via the exons ATGACCACTTCTAACCGcagaagtgattatggtggttgca CTTACCCGGGATGTCTTGTGTATTTCCAGGCTGCTGAAGATGTCAATGTCACTCTAGAAGACCAGCAAAAAATTAACATATTTGCAAGGAATACGAGCAGAGTTACAGAACTAAAGGATGAGATTGAAGTTAAAAAG aagcAGCTTCAAAATTTGGAAGACGCGTGTGAGGACCTGATGATGTTAGATGACGGGCTTCTCATTCCTTACCAGATTGGGGATGTTTTTATTAGCCATTCGCAGGAAGAGACACAGGAGATGTTGGAGGCCGCTAAG AGAGCATTAGAAGAAGAAATGGAAGCGCTGCAATCACGTGTGACGTCCATCCAGCAAGTGCTTGGCGATTTGAAAGTCCAACTTTACGCCAAGTTCGGAAACAACATAAATCTAGAGGCGGACGAAAGCTAA